The sequence GATGGTGTTTGCCATGGGGGCAGCAAGCCTCTGTGCAGCCGAGTTCACCCTCAAAGAAGGCAAGTTCGAGCAAACAGTCGATATCAAGGCAGTCGCTGTTCCTGAATCAGCAGTAGAGATCTCTATTTCTCCAAAAGCTTGGTATGATTATCCGGTGGATTCACTGGCTGAGCACGGTCGTAAGGTGAAAAAGGGGGATACCCTCATTCAGGTTGATACTGAGAAATTGGACCAAGCTATCCTGGAGGCTGAGAAGGCCCGCCTTGTGGACCAGATGAACCTGGAGAAACTCAAGCAGGAGCTTGCTGAGCTTGAGGTGAATACCAAGATCTCTCTCGATGAGGCGCAGCGCAACTACGAGCGCCAGAAGCAGGACTACGAATATTTTAAAAACACCGAGCTTCCTCTGATGGAAGCAGACGCCCAGCTGACCATGGATAAATACCAATGGCGCTTGGATAACGAGAAGGAGGAGCTCGAGCAGTTGCTCAAGATGTATAAGGCTGATGGTCTCACCGAAGAGACTGAGGAGATCATCGTGCAGCGCGCCAAGAATTCCGTGAAGGCTTCAGAGTTTGACTACAAGGAATCCATGCTGGCTGGTAAGCGCAAACTCGAAGTGGTCATTCCACGATTAAAAAAGGATCGTGAAGTGGGCATGCAGCGCGAGACCAACAAGTGGGAATCACTCCAGAAATCCTGGCCTCGTGCTCTGGAAATCAAGCGCGCCGAGGTTGAAAAAGCAGTTCGTGCAGACCAGCGTAAGGCCGAGCACCTGGATAAGCTCAAAGCCGACCGCAAAGCCGCAGAGCTGGTATCACCGGTTGATGGCTATGTCTACTACGGTGAATTCATTCCCGGTGGTTGGTATCAAGACGCAGCACGCAAGGTGTTGTACAAAGGTGGCAAACTGCCCGGTGACAAGGTTTTGATGACCGTGGTGCCTGAGGGCGCCAAGTTCGAGCTCGAGGGCAAGGCAAACGAGTGGCAGGTAAACAGGCTGACTGAAAATCTCAGTGGTATGGCCAGCCCTGCCTACGATCCTTGGAAGCGCTTTGAAGTGAAAGTTTCTGATGTAACTCCTGTTCCACAGAAATCTGGCGAATGGGTAATCGAGTTTAACAGTGAGCAGATGGCTGATTCCATTGTGGCTGGTTCCTCGGTGGATCTTAGCTTCAAGAGCTACGTGAATGAGAAGGCTTTGTTTGTACCGCCAGCTGCGGTGACTTCACTTCCTGACGGCAGCTACACGGTGAATGTGAAGATGGCCGATGGTAAGACTGAGGCAAAGACCATCAAAGTGGGACAAGTTACCAGCGATAAGGTGGAGGTTGTCGAAGGGCTCGAGGCTGGTCAGGTAGTTATCTACGAAGAGAAGAAGTAAATGCGCCGTCTTATTCCATGTCTGGCGATCAGTCTTGTTGCTGGAGCAGTAGCTCAGGAACAAGACTTTAATTCCCTGCCCAAGAAGGTGGTGCCGAGTCCTCCTGTGGTGGATACCGACCCCTTGTCTTCTGAGGATCTAGAGACCTCCATCCGTAAAGGAGTGGATTTCCTACTGAAAATTCAGAATAAGAATGGCTCCTGGGGTGGTCCGACAGATACCAAGGGCTTGAACATCTATGCGCCCCTACCTGGGGCTCATCATGCATTCCGCATGGGGACCAGTGGTCTCGCGCTGGCGGGTTTGGTGATGGCTGATGACCCAAGGCCAGAGGCCAAGGCTGCAATCGACAAAGCCGAGCAATGGCTGATCAAAGAGCTTCCCAAGCTCAAGCGGCCGGACGCCACGACCACTTACAATAACTGGGGGCATGCCTACGGCCTGAGGGCGATTAATGCATTAGCCCAGCGAGAGGGAATTTCTGCTGAGAAGAAAGCTGAATACGCCAAGCTGGCTCAGGAGCAAGTCGATGCCCTGGTGCGTTACCAGGACATTGATGGCGGCTGGGGTTATCTCCATTTTGACAGTGTTACGCAGCGTCCAAGTGGAGAGTCCACGAGCTTTCTCACCGGCACCGTGCTTTTGGCTATTCATGAAGCGAAAGAGCTGTTCGGGGTAAGTTTTCCGAAGGACCGCCTGATGATGGCGATGCAGAGCATCCACATCCAGCAGACTCCGGATTTCTCTTATGTATATGCGATGGGGCACCGGAAAGTACCGCGCTATGATATCAATCGTCCGGCTGGGTCGTTGGCGCGTACTCCCGTCTGCAATGCTGCTTTGCGGGTGTGGGGGGATGAGAAAATCACTGACGAAGTTCTGACCCAAGGCTTGGATAGACTGGTAAAGCGTAATGGCTGGCTGGATATTGGGCGTAAACGTCCCAGACCACATGAGACACATTTTGCAATTTCCGGGTATTTCTATTTCTACGGTCACTATTACGCTTCGGAGTGCATCACCATGCTGCCGAAAGAAGAGCAGGCAGAGTGGAAAGACAA is a genomic window of Rubritalea squalenifaciens DSM 18772 containing:
- a CDS encoding prenyltransferase/squalene oxidase repeat-containing protein, producing MRRLIPCLAISLVAGAVAQEQDFNSLPKKVVPSPPVVDTDPLSSEDLETSIRKGVDFLLKIQNKNGSWGGPTDTKGLNIYAPLPGAHHAFRMGTSGLALAGLVMADDPRPEAKAAIDKAEQWLIKELPKLKRPDATTTYNNWGHAYGLRAINALAQREGISAEKKAEYAKLAQEQVDALVRYQDIDGGWGYLHFDSVTQRPSGESTSFLTGTVLLAIHEAKELFGVSFPKDRLMMAMQSIHIQQTPDFSYVYAMGHRKVPRYDINRPAGSLARTPVCNAALRVWGDEKITDEVLTQGLDRLVKRNGWLDIGRKRPRPHETHFAISGYFYFYGHYYASECITMLPKEEQAEWKDKLAKILLDKQESDGSWWDYPLYSYGPPYGTGYTLAALSRCRKTQ